One stretch of Halapricum desulfuricans DNA includes these proteins:
- a CDS encoding restriction endonuclease, with amino-acid sequence MAEIIELPREERSRSNERVDERLGGGYLAEGPLSSYLGNAETVAFVLHAKRGGVTVERDGGAETYKPGRGYRTVVAVTDLRVVIALGGADEDGDRVVPIPLSTVTRVETDSGLLRERLVVRTEAGERWSMPAGSDLDPVVVYLETARETWSRANRFAVRVEDHLATARDRLDAGDPAGARDAADAAVSAIASGREEIRALDLGDRVLDHAEFDAYRADVRAIQRRALADTADEHVERGERAERDGRLRAAHDALEAARDAAERALSIDADEPPDERLRERIETVERDRDRLETRPRERAKTALEDARSVDDPERRARRLADALAAHRDWLGHCWGPSSPFAGDPDEVRAAILEIVDETVDARTAVIDRLLAAAERLRAGGRTGQALSACDRADEQLDAASDLVSELAPDRDDALRATRVEIDHERALIEREAGRAEDGSVSDDRAESGEPPSAGPDSGVSTKTVAGVTTKAADPARSERDHGHDGDAVREQSSDESGFPDAERDRVAIEAEIRAMDEAAFRRFVAACWNELGWETTIFAQSRGQYDVMAIRRRLVDLRVVIWTIHDPGGDLDPSVVDRCVTDRDNVRRADAAAIVTTATVPDPVRERADRHGVKLLDFADLLDLVDTDGLADLALEENN; translated from the coding sequence ATGGCCGAGATCATCGAGTTGCCGCGAGAGGAGCGCTCGCGCTCGAACGAGCGGGTCGACGAGCGCCTCGGCGGGGGGTATCTCGCGGAGGGGCCGCTGTCGTCGTATCTGGGAAACGCGGAAACAGTTGCGTTCGTCCTGCACGCGAAACGTGGGGGTGTGACCGTCGAACGCGACGGAGGAGCGGAGACCTACAAGCCGGGTCGAGGGTACAGGACCGTCGTCGCGGTCACCGATCTGCGCGTCGTGATCGCGCTCGGGGGCGCGGACGAGGACGGCGATCGGGTGGTTCCGATTCCGCTCTCGACCGTCACGCGGGTCGAGACCGACAGCGGACTGTTGCGCGAGCGGCTGGTCGTCCGGACCGAGGCCGGCGAGCGGTGGTCGATGCCGGCCGGGAGCGACCTCGATCCGGTCGTGGTGTACCTGGAGACGGCACGGGAGACGTGGTCGCGGGCGAACCGGTTCGCGGTCCGCGTCGAAGACCACCTCGCGACCGCCCGGGACCGTCTCGACGCCGGCGATCCGGCCGGTGCGCGCGACGCGGCCGACGCGGCAGTCTCGGCGATCGCCAGCGGACGCGAGGAGATACGTGCGCTCGATCTCGGCGATCGCGTGCTCGATCACGCCGAGTTCGACGCGTACCGCGCGGACGTCAGGGCGATCCAGCGACGCGCGCTCGCCGACACAGCCGACGAACACGTCGAACGCGGCGAGCGCGCCGAGAGAGACGGGCGGCTCCGGGCGGCTCACGACGCGCTCGAAGCCGCACGGGACGCCGCCGAACGGGCCCTCTCGATCGACGCCGACGAGCCTCCTGACGAGCGACTTCGAGAGCGAATCGAGACCGTCGAGCGCGACCGCGACCGACTCGAAACCCGGCCCCGCGAGCGTGCGAAGACAGCGCTCGAGGACGCCCGGTCGGTCGACGACCCCGAACGGCGCGCCCGGCGGCTGGCCGACGCGCTCGCGGCGCATCGGGACTGGCTCGGCCACTGCTGGGGGCCGAGTTCGCCGTTCGCCGGCGATCCCGACGAGGTCCGGGCGGCGATTCTGGAGATCGTCGACGAGACCGTCGACGCGCGGACGGCCGTTATCGACCGACTGCTCGCGGCCGCCGAACGACTCCGGGCGGGCGGCCGAACCGGACAGGCGCTGTCGGCGTGTGACCGGGCCGACGAGCAACTTGACGCGGCCAGTGACCTCGTCTCCGAACTGGCCCCCGATCGCGACGACGCGCTCCGGGCGACGCGCGTCGAGATCGACCACGAGCGCGCCCTGATCGAACGCGAGGCCGGCCGGGCCGAGGACGGCTCCGTGTCGGACGATCGGGCCGAGTCGGGTGAACCGCCGTCCGCGGGTCCCGACTCCGGTGTCTCGACGAAGACCGTCGCGGGCGTGACGACGAAGGCGGCCGACCCGGCGCGGTCAGAGCGAGACCACGGCCACGACGGCGACGCCGTCCGCGAACAGTCGTCCGACGAGTCCGGGTTCCCCGACGCCGAGCGCGATCGCGTCGCGATCGAGGCGGAGATCCGGGCGATGGACGAGGCGGCCTTCAGGCGGTTCGTCGCGGCGTGCTGGAACGAACTCGGCTGGGAGACGACGATCTTCGCACAATCGCGGGGGCAGTACGACGTGATGGCGATCCGCAGGCGACTGGTCGATCTCCGGGTGGTGATCTGGACGATCCACGACCCCGGCGGCGACCTCGATCCGTCGGTCGTCGATCGGTGCGTGACTGACCGCGACAACGTCCGGCGGGCCGACGCCGCCGCGATCGTCACGACGGCGACCGTCCCCGACCCGGTGCGAGAGCGCGCGGACAGACACGGCGTCAAACTCCTCGATTTCGCGGACCTGCTCGATCTCGTCGATACGGACGGACTGGCCGATCTCGCGCTCGAAGAAAATAACTGA